Proteins found in one Paenibacillus sp. genomic segment:
- the mfd gene encoding transcription-repair coupling factor has translation MRRLLEALAADPDLVSVTKGIQSGMKEQLVSGLTGSARSVFIAALQAELQRPIVVMTHNMFSAQKLIEDLEECVPPGELLTYPANESIATEAAVSSPELVSQRIETMYRLANGFRGVLVVPFAGVRRLLVPKETFRDASVTAAVGDTMPIDALLERLAELGYERVERVEGRGEMSVRGGIVDVFPSAVAETKAAAGDFAIRIEWFDDEIDSIRLFDPVDQRSKEKLDRVTLLPCRELFAEPRRFAAAAHAAEELLEQQLQKTTDRTVKDKLRDEIGSDLVKLREGAQFTGIYKYVALLYPERQTLLDYLPKDALLVVDEPNRLLETTKQLERDEAEWTTHLLQEGKTIPSFALSKSYESLFFHKPFQTVYLSLFLRQIPNTQPQNIVNVICRAMQQFHGQMNVLKAEVERWSKSKTTVMMLAGSKDRMDRMKRVLADYGIDEQTMIEGNLQSGFELPSVHLVVITEGEMFSAKQRKVRKVERKIENAERIKSYTELKVGDYVVHVNHGIGKYVGIGTIEIDGVHKDYLHILYAGGDKLSVPIEQIDMVQKYIGAEEGKEPKIYKLGGGDWTKAKSKARSAVKDIADELIKLYAARQATPGHAFGKDTPYQQEFEAMFPYDETSDQLRAIDEIKKDMERPRPMDRLLCGDVGYGKTEVAIRAAFKAAMDGKQVAVLVPTTILAQQHYETFRERFGGFPFNIGVLSRFRSKKEQNETIKGIAAGTVDVVIGTHRLLSQDVKFKELGLLIIDEEQRFGVTHKEKLKRLRLNVDVLTLTATPIPRTLHMSMLGVRDLSVIETPPENRFPVQTYVVEYSGALVRDAIERELARGGQVYYLYNRVQGIQQMADSIHALVPEARVVAAHGQMSEQELEKTILDFLDGEYDVLVSTSIIETGVDIPNVNTLIVHDADKMGLSQLYQLRGRVGRSNRIAYAYFTYQRDKVLNEVAEKRLQAIKEFTELGSGFKIAMRDLAIRGAGNLLGGEQHGFIASVGFDLYSQMLAEEIEQRKLELDGEAGEAVERAPKPVTTQIELTLDAYLPGEYIYDSAQKIEVYKKVAAIRSFAEENELADELTDRFGDMPLPVQTLLAVARLKVYGAEYGIESIAAKGDDLVLTFQPEQNERIDGQKLFDLSNRFERKVKLVPGKQIVIHMNRKGLPMEDALHELEKFLGAYREVLKDNVQRSTNVV, from the coding sequence ATGAGACGCTTATTAGAAGCTCTTGCAGCGGATCCCGATCTCGTGTCGGTCACGAAAGGGATCCAGTCCGGGATGAAAGAACAGCTGGTTTCCGGTCTCACCGGATCCGCCAGAAGCGTATTTATAGCGGCGCTGCAAGCCGAATTGCAGCGCCCGATCGTCGTCATGACGCATAATATGTTTTCCGCTCAGAAATTAATAGAAGATTTGGAAGAATGCGTGCCGCCAGGCGAGCTGCTGACGTACCCGGCCAACGAATCGATCGCGACGGAAGCGGCCGTATCGAGCCCCGAGCTCGTCTCGCAGCGCATCGAAACGATGTACCGCCTCGCAAACGGTTTCCGAGGCGTCTTGGTCGTGCCGTTCGCCGGCGTGCGCCGCTTGCTCGTGCCGAAGGAGACGTTCCGGGATGCGTCGGTGACGGCGGCCGTCGGCGACACGATGCCGATCGACGCGCTGCTCGAGCGGCTAGCCGAGCTCGGCTACGAACGCGTCGAGCGCGTCGAAGGGCGCGGCGAGATGAGCGTGCGCGGAGGCATCGTCGACGTGTTCCCGTCGGCCGTCGCGGAGACGAAGGCGGCTGCGGGCGATTTCGCGATCCGCATTGAATGGTTCGACGACGAAATCGACTCGATCCGCCTGTTCGACCCGGTCGACCAGCGCTCGAAGGAGAAGCTCGACCGGGTGACGCTGCTGCCGTGCCGCGAGCTGTTCGCCGAGCCGCGCCGGTTCGCGGCCGCGGCCCACGCCGCGGAGGAGCTGCTCGAGCAGCAGCTGCAGAAGACGACGGACCGCACCGTCAAAGACAAGCTGCGCGACGAGATCGGCTCGGATCTCGTCAAGCTGCGCGAGGGCGCGCAGTTTACGGGCATCTACAAGTACGTCGCGCTGCTCTATCCGGAACGGCAGACGCTGCTCGACTATTTGCCGAAGGACGCGCTGCTCGTCGTCGACGAGCCGAACCGATTGCTCGAGACGACGAAGCAGCTGGAGCGGGACGAGGCGGAGTGGACGACCCATTTGCTCCAAGAGGGCAAGACGATTCCGAGCTTCGCGCTGTCGAAGAGCTACGAGTCGCTGTTTTTCCACAAGCCGTTCCAGACGGTCTATTTGTCGCTGTTCCTGCGCCAAATTCCGAACACGCAGCCGCAAAACATCGTGAACGTCATCTGCCGCGCGATGCAGCAGTTCCACGGCCAGATGAACGTGCTGAAAGCCGAAGTCGAGCGTTGGTCGAAGTCGAAGACGACCGTCATGATGCTCGCCGGCAGCAAAGATCGGATGGACCGGATGAAGCGGGTGCTCGCCGATTACGGCATCGACGAGCAGACGATGATCGAAGGCAATCTGCAGAGCGGCTTCGAGCTGCCGTCCGTCCACCTCGTCGTGATTACCGAGGGCGAGATGTTCAGCGCGAAGCAGCGGAAGGTGCGCAAGGTCGAGCGCAAAATCGAAAACGCGGAGCGCATTAAGAGCTATACCGAGCTGAAGGTCGGCGATTACGTCGTTCACGTCAACCACGGCATCGGCAAATACGTCGGCATCGGCACGATCGAAATCGACGGCGTCCACAAGGACTATTTGCATATTTTGTATGCCGGCGGCGACAAGCTGTCGGTGCCGATCGAGCAGATCGACATGGTGCAGAAATATATCGGCGCCGAAGAAGGCAAAGAGCCGAAAATTTACAAGCTCGGCGGCGGCGATTGGACGAAGGCGAAGTCGAAGGCGCGCTCGGCGGTCAAAGATATCGCCGACGAGCTGATCAAGCTGTACGCGGCGCGCCAGGCGACGCCGGGTCACGCCTTCGGCAAAGACACGCCGTACCAGCAGGAATTCGAAGCGATGTTCCCGTATGACGAGACGTCGGACCAGCTGCGCGCGATCGACGAGATCAAGAAGGACATGGAGCGGCCGCGGCCGATGGACCGGCTGCTGTGCGGCGATGTCGGCTACGGCAAAACCGAGGTCGCCATCCGCGCGGCGTTCAAGGCGGCGATGGACGGCAAGCAGGTCGCCGTGCTCGTGCCGACGACGATTCTCGCGCAGCAGCATTACGAGACGTTCCGCGAGCGGTTCGGCGGCTTCCCGTTCAACATCGGCGTGCTGAGTCGATTCCGCTCGAAGAAGGAGCAGAACGAGACGATCAAGGGCATCGCCGCCGGCACGGTCGACGTCGTCATCGGCACGCACCGGCTGCTGTCGCAGGACGTGAAGTTCAAGGAGCTCGGGCTGCTCATCATCGACGAGGAGCAGCGGTTCGGCGTCACGCACAAAGAGAAGCTGAAGCGGCTGCGCCTGAACGTCGACGTACTGACGCTGACGGCGACGCCGATTCCGCGAACGCTGCATATGTCGATGCTCGGCGTCCGAGACTTGTCGGTCATCGAGACGCCGCCGGAAAACCGGTTCCCGGTGCAGACGTATGTCGTCGAATACAGCGGCGCCCTCGTCCGGGACGCGATCGAGCGCGAGCTCGCCCGCGGCGGGCAGGTGTACTACTTGTACAACCGCGTCCAAGGCATTCAGCAGATGGCGGACTCGATTCATGCCTTGGTGCCCGAAGCGCGCGTCGTTGCGGCACACGGGCAAATGTCCGAGCAGGAGCTTGAGAAGACGATTCTCGACTTCCTGGACGGCGAATACGACGTGCTCGTCAGCACGTCGATCATCGAGACGGGCGTCGACATTCCGAACGTCAATACGCTCATCGTGCACGACGCCGACAAGATGGGCCTCTCGCAGCTGTACCAGCTGCGCGGCCGCGTCGGCCGGTCGAACCGGATCGCGTACGCGTACTTCACGTACCAGCGCGACAAGGTGCTGAACGAAGTGGCGGAGAAGCGGTTGCAGGCGATCAAGGAGTTCACGGAGCTCGGCTCCGGCTTCAAAATCGCGATGCGCGACCTCGCCATCCGCGGCGCGGGCAATTTGCTCGGCGGCGAGCAGCACGGCTTTATCGCGTCCGTCGGCTTCGACCTGTACTCGCAGATGCTCGCCGAGGAAATCGAACAGCGCAAGCTGGAGCTGGACGGAGAGGCGGGCGAAGCGGTCGAGCGCGCGCCGAAGCCGGTGACGACGCAAATCGAGTTGACGCTGGATGCGTATTTGCCGGGCGAGTATATTTACGACAGCGCGCAAAAGATCGAGGTGTACAAGAAGGTGGCGGCGATCCGTTCGTTCGCCGAAGAGAACGAGCTCGCCGACGAGCTGACCGACCGGTTCGGCGATATGCCGCTGCCGGTGCAGACGCTGCTCGCGGTGGCCCGCCTCAAGGTGTACGGCGCGGAATACGGCATCGAGTCGATCGCGGCCAAAGGCGACGACCTCGTGCTGACGTTCCAGCCGGAGCAGAACGAGCGCATCGACGGCCAGAAGCTGTTCGATCTCAGCAACCGATTCGAGCGGAAGGTGAAGCTCGTCCCGGGCAAGCAGATCGTCATCCATATGAACCGAAAAGGCCTGCCGATGGAGGATGCGCTCCACGAGCTGGAGAAATTTCTTGGAGCGTACCGAGAAGTTTTGAAGGACAACGTACAACGCTCTACAAACGTTGTATAA
- a CDS encoding RNA-binding S4 domain-containing protein — translation MRLDKFLKVSRLIKRRTVAKDVSDQGRVWINGKEAKPSSTVKPGDEVTVRFGSKSVTVRIERLAETTRKDEAAGMYTVIKEESHASEGLF, via the coding sequence ATGCGCCTCGACAAATTCCTGAAGGTTTCCCGGCTCATCAAGCGTCGTACCGTCGCGAAGGACGTGTCCGACCAAGGGCGAGTCTGGATCAACGGGAAAGAGGCGAAGCCGAGCAGCACCGTGAAGCCCGGCGACGAGGTGACCGTACGATTCGGTTCGAAGAGCGTCACGGTTCGCATCGAGCGGCTCGCCGAGACGACGCGCAAGGATGAAGCGGCCGGCATGTATACCGTAATCAAAGAAGAATCGCACGCGAGCGAGGGGCTGTTCTAA
- the mazG gene encoding nucleoside triphosphate pyrophosphohydrolase yields MTGRITVAGLGPGGPDGLTLGAWEAVRAAERLLLRTEKHPVVAWLREQGIRFETYDNVYEEHGQFADVYAAIADDLVRRASSGDELVYAVPGHPSVAETTVALLRRRCPEAGVELRILGGESFLDRAFVALGFDPADGFQLADGTDFHPARLNPHNHILITQVYDGFVASDVKLGLMERYPDDYEVVVGHALGVDGEERIERVPLYELDRDRGFGNLSLVYVPPTERDDVHYRTFERLHAIIAKLRSPEGCPWDREQTHKSLRKYFIEETFEAIETIDNDDMDALRDELGDVLLQIMLHAQIEEEAGTFTVYDVIAGLAEKMVRRHPHVFGDAKVGGVDDVLSTWQDVKAEERKAKGEEPPASLLDGVPSGLPSMQRAVALQKKAAKVGFDWSAAAEIIGKIAEELREFEEALALPEAERGERTLDEMGDLLFAVVNLARFLKIDPDEALSATNRKFIHRFQYIEEQLRLRGKSFDQTDIVEMERYWQDAKRS; encoded by the coding sequence ATGACGGGACGCATAACGGTGGCGGGGCTCGGCCCCGGCGGGCCGGACGGGCTGACGCTGGGCGCGTGGGAAGCGGTGCGCGCGGCCGAGAGGCTGCTGCTGCGCACGGAGAAGCACCCGGTGGTCGCTTGGCTGCGCGAGCAGGGCATTCGATTTGAAACGTACGACAACGTATACGAAGAGCACGGCCAATTCGCGGACGTGTACGCGGCGATCGCGGACGACCTCGTGCGCCGCGCCTCTAGCGGGGACGAGCTCGTCTACGCCGTCCCCGGGCATCCGTCGGTCGCGGAGACGACCGTCGCGCTGCTCCGGCGCCGCTGCCCCGAGGCGGGCGTCGAGCTGCGCATCCTCGGCGGAGAGAGCTTCCTCGACCGGGCGTTCGTCGCGCTCGGCTTCGACCCGGCGGACGGCTTCCAGCTCGCGGACGGGACCGATTTCCATCCGGCGCGGCTTAATCCGCACAATCATATCCTCATCACGCAGGTGTACGACGGCTTCGTCGCCTCGGACGTGAAGCTCGGTCTGATGGAGCGGTACCCCGACGATTACGAAGTGGTCGTCGGCCATGCGCTCGGCGTCGACGGGGAAGAGCGCATCGAGCGCGTACCGCTGTACGAGCTCGACCGCGACCGCGGCTTCGGCAATTTGTCGCTCGTGTACGTGCCGCCGACGGAGCGGGACGACGTCCATTACCGGACGTTCGAGCGGCTCCACGCGATCATCGCGAAGCTGCGCAGCCCGGAGGGCTGTCCTTGGGATCGGGAGCAAACCCACAAATCGCTGCGCAAATATTTCATCGAAGAGACGTTCGAGGCGATCGAGACGATCGATAACGATGACATGGACGCGCTGCGCGACGAGCTCGGCGACGTGCTGCTGCAAATTATGCTCCATGCGCAAATCGAGGAGGAAGCCGGCACGTTCACCGTGTACGACGTCATCGCGGGGCTGGCCGAGAAAATGGTCCGCCGCCATCCGCACGTCTTCGGCGACGCGAAGGTCGGGGGCGTCGACGACGTGCTGTCGACGTGGCAGGACGTGAAGGCCGAGGAGCGCAAGGCGAAGGGGGAGGAGCCTCCGGCATCGCTGCTCGACGGCGTCCCGTCCGGTCTGCCGTCGATGCAGCGGGCGGTCGCGCTGCAGAAGAAGGCGGCGAAGGTCGGATTCGACTGGAGCGCGGCAGCCGAAATCATCGGCAAAATCGCGGAGGAGCTGCGCGAGTTCGAAGAGGCGCTGGCGCTGCCCGAGGCGGAGCGGGGGGAACGGACACTCGACGAAATGGGCGATCTGCTGTTCGCCGTCGTCAACCTGGCCCGGTTCCTGAAGATCGATCCGGACGAGGCGCTCTCGGCTACCAATCGAAAATTTATTCATAGATTTCAATATATCGAGGAGCAGCTACGTTTAAGAGGCAAATCCTTTGACCAAACTGATATCGTAGAGATGGAACGTTATTGGCAGGATGCCAAAAGGAGCTGA
- the yabP gene encoding sporulation protein YabP: MVEHGKNKRQEVRLLNRRLLEVTGVLNVDSFDSEEFMLETELGYLNVKGQNLHIKNLNLEQGLVSIEGTVNAFAYLDGAGPDKTKGFLGKLFK, translated from the coding sequence ATGGTGGAGCATGGGAAGAATAAACGTCAAGAGGTCCGACTGCTGAATCGCCGTCTCTTGGAAGTGACGGGCGTGCTGAACGTCGACAGCTTCGACAGCGAAGAATTTATGCTGGAAACCGAGCTGGGGTATTTGAACGTTAAGGGGCAAAATTTACATATCAAAAACTTGAACCTCGAGCAGGGTCTCGTTTCCATCGAAGGCACCGTCAACGCCTTCGCGTATTTGGACGGCGCGGGTCCGGACAAAACGAAAGGCTTTCTCGGGAAGCTGTTCAAGTGA
- a CDS encoding anti-sigma-F factor Fin family protein, which translates to MAVRYICKHCRMPLGEISGDHVTEAQLGFHFLTPEERSDIITYNSSGDVTVKLVCDYCREALQSHPELSLLSSPLQ; encoded by the coding sequence ATGGCCGTACGGTACATTTGCAAGCACTGCCGCATGCCGCTCGGGGAAATTTCGGGCGATCACGTGACGGAGGCGCAGCTTGGGTTTCATTTCTTGACCCCCGAAGAACGCAGCGATATAATTACGTATAATTCAAGCGGCGACGTTACCGTCAAGCTTGTATGCGACTATTGCCGCGAAGCGCTCCAGTCCCATCCGGAGCTTTCGCTCTTGTCCAGCCCGCTGCAGTGA
- a CDS encoding HU family DNA-binding protein, translated as MNKQDLINSISEKSGLTKKDVEAVLNTFLGEVTEALSSGEKVQLIGFGTFETRKRSARVGRNPQTGATLPIPESKVPAFKAGNKLKEAVK; from the coding sequence ATGAACAAACAGGATCTGATCAACAGCATTTCCGAGAAAAGCGGCTTGACGAAAAAAGACGTCGAAGCTGTATTGAACACTTTCCTTGGCGAAGTAACCGAAGCGTTGTCCTCCGGCGAGAAGGTTCAATTGATCGGCTTCGGCACGTTCGAAACGCGCAAGCGTTCCGCTCGCGTAGGCCGCAACCCGCAAACCGGCGCGACGCTCCCGATCCCGGAGTCGAAGGTTCCGGCGTTCAAAGCGGGCAACAAGCTCAAAGAAGCCGTGAAGTAA
- the spoVT gene encoding stage V sporulation protein T — MKATGIVRRIDDLGRVVIPKEIRRTLRIREGDPLEIFVDRDGEVILKKYSPIGELGDFAKEYAESLSESTGHITMISDRDTVIAVSGAPKKEYMDKQIGSIVEQCMESRKTSTETTTGEYEICKDMSETYTSFVCSPIVAGGDPIGSVILLSKQEGAKMSQMEVKMAETAAGFLAKQMEQ; from the coding sequence ATGAAAGCAACAGGCATCGTGCGAAGAATCGACGATCTCGGCAGGGTTGTCATCCCGAAAGAAATTCGTCGAACGCTGCGCATCCGCGAAGGTGATCCGCTGGAGATTTTCGTCGATCGCGACGGAGAGGTTATATTGAAAAAGTATTCCCCGATCGGGGAGCTGGGCGACTTCGCGAAGGAGTACGCCGAGTCCCTCAGCGAAAGCACGGGGCATATCACGATGATCTCGGACCGCGATACGGTCATCGCCGTGTCCGGGGCGCCGAAGAAAGAATACATGGATAAGCAGATCGGCTCCATCGTCGAACAATGCATGGAGAGCCGGAAGACGTCGACGGAAACGACGACCGGCGAATACGAAATCTGTAAAGACATGAGCGAAACGTATACATCGTTCGTTTGCTCCCCGATCGTCGCGGGCGGCGATCCGATCGGCTCGGTCATCCTGCTGTCGAAGCAGGAGGGCGCGAAGATGAGCCAGATGGAAGTGAAAATGGCCGAAACGGCGGCCGGCTTCCTGGCGAAACAAATGGAACAGTAA